GGCCACGCGGACGCGCAGAATGCCGTCTCCCTTGCGGACATGTTCTGCAAAACCGCTCGCCGCAAGGTGCGTCATCTGTTCCACGACCTTTGGCACAACGACGACGCAGCAAAATATCGGACCGCGCTCAGCGTGCTCGACGGTACGCATACGTGGATCGAAGAAGGCATCATCGCCCACGACGAAGAACCATTCCCGCCGAGCCTGAAACGCGGAGGAGAACTCCCTGGAACTGACTGCGTGATTCACTCGCATGCGTTGAAATAACGCACGCTATGGAAGGAATGGGGGAATCGAGCGTGCTATGCTATCCTCAATTCCAAGGGGTTGATTGCATGAAAAGGAAAGAGACAAGTGAGTCCGGTGATGCACTCATTAGGCAAATGGTGCAACGTATAGTCCGCAAGTTCGACCCAGAACGGATAATCCTGTTTGGCTCTCATGCGCGTGGGAATCCCGGTCCCGATAGTGACGTGGACCTCATGGTTGTGGTTGATGTGCCGGGTTCCAAGAGAGAGCGGCAACTTGAGATTCGCATGGCTCTCCACGATATCCGTGTGCCAAAGGACATCATCGTTACGGCTCCCGAGGAGTTCGTGTGGCGCAAGGATATCGCTGGTACGCTAGAAGAACCAGCAGCCCGCGAAGGAATTGTCCTCTATGCCAGGCAGTGAGCTTCACCTCGCTGTCGTGCGCGAGTGGGTCCAGAAAGCCGAAAATGACTTGACGACAGCTGTTCATACGCTCAAGTTGCGTGAAGACTGTCCCACAGATGCGGTTTGTTTTCACGCCCAGCAGTGCGTCGAGAAGTATCTCAAGGCATTTCTGGTGTATAGAGGCATTCACTTTCCTCGCGTACACAATATTGAAGAGTTGGTGGCGCTGGTGCCGAGAACGGATCGTCCTGATTTGAGCGCAGTGGAACAGGAGCGGTTGACGGACTTCGCGACGGCGACCCGCTACCCCGGCGACTACGACCCGATTCCGCTACGTGATGCACGTGTGGTTGTTGCTACTGCGCGGCGGGTGAGAAGACATGTACGTCGATTACTCCCCAAGACGACCACTGTCCGTCGCCGAAAGTGATGTGAAATGAAAGTGCGTTCATTCGATTCGCTCGCCACGTGGGAATGGACTGTGCATGCCTAACGCCCTTTCCGACATCAAGGTCATCGACTGCACCCGGCTCTTGCCGGGCGGCCTGTGCACCATGCTGCTGGGCGACCTCGGCGCGGACGTAATCAAGGTCGAGGAGCCGGGCCGTGGCGACTACATCCGTACCATGCCGCCGTTTGCGCAAAACGAGAGCTACATGCATCTCGTGCTCAACCGCAACAAGCGCAGCATGACGCTCAACCTAAAGACCGAAGCCGGATGCGACATCCTGCGCGAGTTGGTTCGTCACGCTGACGTGCTGGTCGAAGGCAACCGGCCTGGGGTAATGGACCGCCTCGGCGTCGGATACGAGAATCTGAGTCGAGTCAATCCGGGCCTCATTTATTGCGCCATCACTGGCTATGGCCAAGACGGTCCCTACGCGCATCTGCCCGGCCACGACATCAACTATATGGGCATCGCGGGAGCGCTGGAATTGTCCGCTCGAAAAGGCGATACGCCTCTGCCGCCAGGCCTGACCGTTGCCGACATCGGCGGCGGCGCACAGATGGCTGCTATCGGCATTCTGGCGGCGCTGCACGCGCGCCGCGTATCTGGAAAAGGGCAGTTCATCGATATTTCCATGACCGACGGCGTCGTGTACTGGCTGTCATTGTTTGCCGCATGGCAATTCGGATTCGGTACGAGCCCTCGCGGCGGTGAGCACGTCCTGCTGGGTCAGTTCCCATGCTACGCCGTGTATCCCGCATCAGACGGTAACCTCACAGTCGGCTGCCTTGAGCCGCACTTCTGGGCGAACCTTTGCGCAGCCCTCGCGCGTCCGGAGTACGTCGAAAAGCAGTTCTCCCTGGAAGACGCTGCCGCGATATACGAAGACCTATGCGGTCTGTTCCGAGCCAACACGCGTGCGGAATGGGTGGCATATTTCGCCGACAAGAACGTCTGCGTCGGGCCTTCGAATCTCATCGACGAGGCCATGAAGGACCCGCACGTTCAACACCGGCAGATGTTCACAACAACGCAGCATCCCACAGAAGGCGAAATCCATCAGCTTGGAATTCCCATCAAGCTATCGGGCACACCCGGCACCGTGCGAAGGCCCCCGCCAAGGTTGGGTGAACATACAGAAGAAGTTCTTTTCGGGCTTGGCTATACTCCATCGTCTGTCGCACAATTGAATGATCGCGGAGTCATTTGAGAACTCGTCACGGAGAACTACACCATTCATGGTTGAGAATGAGATCATCTCGTATCTTGAAATGTGTCGAAGAGAAGGCATGAGCCTACAGCGGGGAATGAACTTTCGATTGAAAGATGGCTACTCAGTGATCCTTATGTCGGTTCAACCTAATGCTCCATATAAAGACCGTTATGAGGACTCTGGGGCTGTACTGATATACGAAGGGCACGATGTTCCACGCTCGAACTCAGAGACTGACCCAAAAAGATGTGACCAGCCATACTACACAGCTTCGGGAAGACTGACAGAGAATGGCAAATTCTATGAGGCAGCGAAAGCCTCTATGCAGGGCGTGGGTGAAGATCACTTTGTAAGGGTGTATGAAAAGCTACGGCAAGGGATCTGGTCGTATAACGGAGTGTTTCGGCTCGAGGATGCTGATATAGAGCACGACGGGCATCGTAATGTGTTCAAGTTTCGCCTCAAAGCAATCGAAGAACCAGACCGCGGTTTCACCAAAAAAGAAAGTTTGAAGGGAAGGCAACGCATTATCCCTACAGCCGTTAAGCTGGAAGTCTGGAAGCGAGACAAGGGTAAATGTGTAATGTGCGGTTCAGATGATGAACTGCACTTTGATCATATTATCCCATATTCCAAGGGAGGGACTTCAGTATCCGCTGCAAACGTGCAACTGCTTTGCGCAAGGCACAATATACAGAAATCTTCAAAAATAGAATAAACGCTACAACTTGATTGAGGCTTGAACAAGTATGAAACGCTGGCGCATTGCAGGAATCAACTTCGATCACATGCACATGGGCGACAACCTTCGCATGGCGAAGGCGCACCCGCACGTCGAGATAGTCGGAATATGCCACGAAGAGACCGGGCGCATGCAGCAGACGATCCAGAGTCTCGGCATCCCTTCCGATCGTGTCTTCACCGATTACCGCGCGTGCATCGAGACGACGAAACCCGACATTGTGATGCTGTGTCCCGCGACAGCGCGGCACGGCGAATGGACGGAGAAGGTCGCCGAGTACGGCGTGCACATCATCATTGAAAAACCATTCGCCGCTTCGCTGGCCGAAGCTGACCGCATGGTGGATGCGGTAGCGCCCACCGGCAAACTGCTCGCCATCAATTGGCCGATGGTGTGGCGGCCTTCACACCGAACCACAAAACGCCTCATTGATGAGGGCGTTATCGGCGAAGTGCTGGAAGTCCACTACTACAACGGAAATCGTGGCCCGCTCTGGCACGTCGCCGACAAGGTGGAGGTCAGCGCCGAGGAAGTGATTCGCCAGAAACCGTCGAGCTGGTTCTACAAGAAGGGCCACGGAGGCGGATCGCTCCTGGACTACCTCGGCTACGGCGTCACCCTCGGCACCTGGTTTCAAGGCGGTCGCAAGCCCATCGAAGTCACTTGTGTCGTAGACGAACCTCACGGGTTGGAAGTCGACGAGCACAGTGTAACCGTCGCCCGTTATGCGCACGGCCTCTCGAAATTCGAGACGCGCTGGGGCACGTTCACCGATCCCTGGACCCACCAACCACAACCGAAATGTGGCTTCGTAATCGTGGGCACCGAAGGTACCATCGGCAGCTACGACTACGATCAAACCATTCGCCTGCAACGCGCCGAATGCCCCGAAGGCCGCGACGTGCCAGTCGATCACCTGGCCGCGCCATTCCAAGATCCCATACAGACCGTTATCCACTGCATCGAAAACGACATTGAACTCGATGGACCGCTCGCGCCCGCGGTATCGCGCATCGGCCAGCAACTTGTGGATTCCGCCGTCCTGAGCGCTCGCGAAAAGCGCACCGTTCCCTTGGTGGAGTGACGCGTATGTCACAAGACCGAGAATGCCGTGCCGAACAAGATGTACCTGTAGTCGCCGCGCCGGACTTGCCGTATCTGCCCCGCGACCCTGAAGGTTACCGGCCGGTCATCGGATTGATCGGCTGCGGCGGAATCGCCCCCTACCATCTTCGCGCCTACCGCAAGGCCGGCTATCGCGTTGCAGCCCTGTGCGATATCGCCGCCGCGCGCGCGGACGAATTGCGTAACGAGCACTACCCCGACGGAATATGCACTACGGACTACCGTGAAGTGCTGGCGCGATCGGATGTCGATGTCGTCGACATAACCACACATCCTTCTGAGCGCACGGCGATTATCACCGACGCGCTGCGCGCGGGTAAGCATGTGTTAAGTCAGAAGCCCTTTGTGACGGATATTGACGAAGGCCGCCGTCTTGTCGGTTTGGCGGAAGAATGCGGGCGTAAGCTCGCGGTGAATCAGAACGGACGCTGGGCGCCGCACTTCAGCTACATGCGCCACGCCGTAGACGCGGGGCTGATCGGCGACGTGACCGCAATTCACCTTGCCCTTCGTTGGGACCACAACTGGACCGCCGACACCCCGTTCAACGACGTGAAACACCTCATCCTCTACGACTTTGCCATCCATTGGTTCGACATCGTGACCTGCTTTATGGGTGACCGAAAACCTCTATCCATTTTTGCTTCCACGGCCCATTCACCTGCCCAGAGAGCCAAGCCCTATCTGCTGGCGCAGGTCCAAATTGAGTACGACGGGGCTTTAGTGTCGTTGTCATTCGACGCAGATACGCGCCATGGCGCGGAAGACCGAAGCGTGGTCGTCGGCACGAAAGGCACTCTTGTCAGCTTCGGCCCCGATCTGAACACCCAGACGGTCACACTGCAGACCGCCGACGGTATCGCGACCCCCACGCTTGAAGGCGACTGGTTTACCAACGGATTCCATGGAACCATGACCGAACTGCTGTGCGCCATCGAGGAAAATCGCGAGCCCTACAACAGCGCCCGGCACAACCTGCGTAGCCTCGCGCTCTGTTTTGCGGCGGTTGCCTCCGCCGAACAACGCCAACCCATCGCGCC
This portion of the Candidatus Hydrogenedentota bacterium genome encodes:
- a CDS encoding nucleotidyltransferase domain-containing protein, whose translation is MKRKETSESGDALIRQMVQRIVRKFDPERIILFGSHARGNPGPDSDVDLMVVVDVPGSKRERQLEIRMALHDIRVPKDIIVTAPEEFVWRKDIAGTLEEPAAREGIVLYARQ
- a CDS encoding HEPN domain-containing protein produces the protein MPGSELHLAVVREWVQKAENDLTTAVHTLKLREDCPTDAVCFHAQQCVEKYLKAFLVYRGIHFPRVHNIEELVALVPRTDRPDLSAVEQERLTDFATATRYPGDYDPIPLRDARVVVATARRVRRHVRRLLPKTTTVRRRK
- a CDS encoding CoA transferase — translated: MPNALSDIKVIDCTRLLPGGLCTMLLGDLGADVIKVEEPGRGDYIRTMPPFAQNESYMHLVLNRNKRSMTLNLKTEAGCDILRELVRHADVLVEGNRPGVMDRLGVGYENLSRVNPGLIYCAITGYGQDGPYAHLPGHDINYMGIAGALELSARKGDTPLPPGLTVADIGGGAQMAAIGILAALHARRVSGKGQFIDISMTDGVVYWLSLFAAWQFGFGTSPRGGEHVLLGQFPCYAVYPASDGNLTVGCLEPHFWANLCAALARPEYVEKQFSLEDAAAIYEDLCGLFRANTRAEWVAYFADKNVCVGPSNLIDEAMKDPHVQHRQMFTTTQHPTEGEIHQLGIPIKLSGTPGTVRRPPPRLGEHTEEVLFGLGYTPSSVAQLNDRGVI
- a CDS encoding HNH endonuclease, giving the protein MVENEIISYLEMCRREGMSLQRGMNFRLKDGYSVILMSVQPNAPYKDRYEDSGAVLIYEGHDVPRSNSETDPKRCDQPYYTASGRLTENGKFYEAAKASMQGVGEDHFVRVYEKLRQGIWSYNGVFRLEDADIEHDGHRNVFKFRLKAIEEPDRGFTKKESLKGRQRIIPTAVKLEVWKRDKGKCVMCGSDDELHFDHIIPYSKGGTSVSAANVQLLCARHNIQKSSKIE
- a CDS encoding Gfo/Idh/MocA family oxidoreductase translates to MKRWRIAGINFDHMHMGDNLRMAKAHPHVEIVGICHEETGRMQQTIQSLGIPSDRVFTDYRACIETTKPDIVMLCPATARHGEWTEKVAEYGVHIIIEKPFAASLAEADRMVDAVAPTGKLLAINWPMVWRPSHRTTKRLIDEGVIGEVLEVHYYNGNRGPLWHVADKVEVSAEEVIRQKPSSWFYKKGHGGGSLLDYLGYGVTLGTWFQGGRKPIEVTCVVDEPHGLEVDEHSVTVARYAHGLSKFETRWGTFTDPWTHQPQPKCGFVIVGTEGTIGSYDYDQTIRLQRAECPEGRDVPVDHLAAPFQDPIQTVIHCIENDIELDGPLAPAVSRIGQQLVDSAVLSAREKRTVPLVE
- a CDS encoding Gfo/Idh/MocA family oxidoreductase → MSQDRECRAEQDVPVVAAPDLPYLPRDPEGYRPVIGLIGCGGIAPYHLRAYRKAGYRVAALCDIAAARADELRNEHYPDGICTTDYREVLARSDVDVVDITTHPSERTAIITDALRAGKHVLSQKPFVTDIDEGRRLVGLAEECGRKLAVNQNGRWAPHFSYMRHAVDAGLIGDVTAIHLALRWDHNWTADTPFNDVKHLILYDFAIHWFDIVTCFMGDRKPLSIFASTAHSPAQRAKPYLLAQVQIEYDGALVSLSFDADTRHGAEDRSVVVGTKGTLVSFGPDLNTQTVTLQTADGIATPTLEGDWFTNGFHGTMTELLCAIEENREPYNSARHNLRSLALCFAAVASAEQRQPIAPGTVLRLPGT